The Besnoitia besnoiti strain Bb-Ger1 chromosome IV, whole genome shotgun sequence genome contains a region encoding:
- a CDS encoding hypothetical protein (encoded by transcript BESB_055110): MTAAAGARRDLHPQVKWGQDSQRLFVTFEFINAHGGGSTGAGSSADAPSCNRESGGSACADRAESFVSGDTVLSFRAPPYALDLPLFDSVDPATLRSQPQPPNRLLVTLEKKTPRTWPQLVKRDAVERLKPFIRVDWTRWSDDASDDTSEGEHADHACSSTAATEMRNYVGGSQTVAIECESGDVGVPFSPGDALSLDGVAPVLSVATLSEACRFFRNSPAESESRADSSNSRTSGSPTRMTPAQRMLTLAQLWNASSTAERAQFLSRLVETASGNAPAEMGQTAGPTAAAHTTLASKLSAAIKGGPEVLRDLSPAPYTSRGVTFCERWVDDLQKMNSSDKADCLQALVGGLPEDEVSLILSTFV, translated from the exons atgacggcggccgcgggcgcccgtCGTGACCTTCATCCCCAGGTGAAGTGGGGACAGGACTCTCAGCGACTGTTTGTCACATTCGAGTTCATCAACGCCCATGGTGGAGGGTCAACCGGCGCGGGAAGCAGCGCCGATGCCCCATCCTGCAATcgggagagcggcggcagcgcgtgcgcagacCGTGCAGAATCCTTCGTATCCGGAGACACTGTTCTCTCTTTTCGGGCTCCGCCTTACGCCCTCGATTTGCCTTTGTTCGACAGCGTCGACCCTGCCACGCTGCGCTCTCAGCCTCAACCGCCGAATCGTCTTCTCGTGACACTCGAGAAGAAAACACCGCGCACGTGGCCTCAGCTAGTGAAAAGAGACGCTGTCGAGCGCCTGAAGCCGTTCATCAGA GTCGACTGGACTCGCTGGAGTGACGATGCCTCTGACGACACTTCGGAGGGAGAGCATGCCGACCACGCGTGTTCTTCCACTGCTGCGACTGAGATGAGAAATTACGTCGGCGGCTCGCAAACTGTGGCGATTGAGTGCGAGAGTGGGGACGTGGGCGTCCCGTTTTCCCCAGGCGACGCTCTGTCGCTCGACGGAGTGGCACCTGTCCTTTCCGTTGCCACGCTCTCAGAGGCGTGCCGCTTCTTCCGTAACTCGCCGGCGGAATCCGAGAGTCGCGCAGACTCGAGCAACTCGCGTACAAGCGGCAGCCCGACGAGGATGACGCCCGCCCAACGCATGTTAactctcgcgcagctctggAATGCGTCGTCaacagcggagagagcgcagTTCCTCTCTCGGCTCGTCGAAACCGCGAGTGGAAATGCGCCTGCAGAAATGGGACAAACAGCTGGtccgaccgccgcggcgcacaccACCCTGGCTTCCAAGTTGTCCGCAGCTATCAAGGGAGGCCCGGAGGTATTGCGGGATCTCTCTCCAGCCCCATACACGTCTCGCGGTGTGACTTTTTGCGAGCGGTGGGTTGACGATCTACAGAAAATGAATTCTAGCGATAAGGCAGACTGCCTGCAAGCActcgtcggcggcctgccCGAGGACGAAGTCTCACTTATTCTTTCCACATTTGTATGA
- a CDS encoding RNA recognition motif-containing protein (encoded by transcript BESB_055100), with protein sequence MFHASGEQTTNPWQSGAPKCVAASDDFWSGKREWSGFHDGALEATTHTPAPDWEDGAESCGSHHHFDDVLESEALESARSVSSDNVGDFTSKPGVDGVMKFLLPPPGFEPVEKRALETPDQTYSPFPFVSSYHFPADDLKWSRSPKEVPPVEADPWKSNSLLHFFPPFGIAKNLDIPAYADFESKSEDPGFWRSGQSEQRDASTFSSTGDSGLSSPAPQEVLAPVTAAAADANKSPALAPETPEKADDEERPPGVKVFFGNMATSTEEEMYEIFRPFGECWGLVLLRDRRQRPRGAGFVTFKREEDAQRAIEALDHKYPVRGATKPLEVRRPENAEQKKERIRLLAQMRSQLAAQNRRDAVVKPGRENSGSAPAEAGESNGRRRRRGQRRRQARTEGRGKGSEVREAGHQAGSGSRGGANVAASRASNALSALCALLNSEDVRALLMSELGSAGVQTREDMTRRGEGLGAVCGADVASERALGQRAADASRFEPRASILDILRAGDRQSAAVDGGDVQFHGNWATGSSRWTASRGPALSSGIRSAAYFPQLRAESSHVPPPPVSAVNAPLRFQQQQPFYGHRGNFEHRFQQRAGADCHVRGYQATPAEGPCAPPTLSRRGDPPRHSLSSVPNESWVTETLLDLFRVAKESARNSF encoded by the exons ATGTTTCACGCGAGCGGGGAACAGACCACGAACCCGTGGCAAAGCGGCGCACCAAAGTGTGTGGCTGCGTCGGACGACTTCTGGTCTGGCAAGCGGGAGTGGTCCGGATTCCACGACGGAGCCTTGGAGGCTACCACGCATACCCCGGCGCCCGACTGGGAGGATGGGGCCGAGTCCTGCGGCAGTCATCACCACTTCGACGACGTGCTGGAGTCCGAGGCCCTCGAGTCTGCCCGCAGCGTGTCCAGCGACAACGTGGGCGACTTCACCTCGAAGCCGGGAGTAGACGGCGTGATGAAGTTCCTGCTCCCGCCGCCCGGCTTCGAACCCGTCGAGAAGCGCGCCCTGGAGACTCCGGACCAGACCTACTCGCCCTTCCCGTTTGTCTCTTCGTATCATTTCCCCGCGGACGACCTGAAGTGGTCTCGATCCCCGAAAGAGGTGCCTCCTGTGGAGGCGGACCCGTGGAAGTCGAACTCGCTCCTCCACTTCTTCCCGCCCTTTGGAATTGCCAAGAATCTCGATATCCCGGCATACGCCGACTTCGAGAGCAAGTCTGAAGACCCCGGATTTTGGAGAAGCGGCCAGAGTGAACAGCGCGACGCGTCCACTTTCAGCTCCACTGGTGACTCTGGCCTGAGTTCGCCCGCTCCGCAGGAGGTGCTCGCCCCCGTcacagccgctgcagccgacgcgaacaagtcgccggcgctggcgcccgaGACTCCAGAGAAAGCTGACGACGAAGAGCGTCCCCCCGGCGTCAAAGTTTTCTTTGGCAACATGGCAACGTCAACCGAg GAAGAGATGTACGAGATCTTCCGTCCCTTCGGAGAGTGCTGGGGTCTGGTCCTCCTGAGAGACCGCCGCCAGCGTCCCCGAGGCGCCGGTTTCGTCACCTTcaagagggaggaggacgcgcagcgggcgaTAGAAGCACTTGACCACAAGTACCCTGTTCGC GGAGCGACGAAGCCTCTCGAGGTGCGTCGACCAGAGAACGcggagcagaagaaggaacgcattcgcctgctggcgcagaTGCGGTCGCAGTTGGCGGCTCAGAATCGCCGTGACGCTGTGGTGAAGCCCGGGCGCGAGAACTCGGGCTCCGCTCCTGccgaggcgggcgagtcgaatggtcgccgccgccgccgggggcagcgcaggcggcaaGCGAGGACGGAGGGGAGAGGCAAGGGATCGGAGGTTCGAGAGGCTGGTCACCAGGCTGGCTCGGGCTCCAGGGGCGGGGCGAacgtcgccgcgtctcgggCCTCGAACGCTTTATCTGCGCTGTGTGCACTTCTCAACTCAGAGGATGTCAGGGCTCTCCTGATGAGCGAGCTCGGAAGCGCGGGCGTGCAGACTCGCGAAGATATGACGAGAAGAGGTGAGGGCCTCGGAGCCGTGTGCGGCGCCGATGTGGCGTCTGAGAGAGCACTTGGCCAgcgggctgcagacgcgtcgcGATTtgagccgcgggcgtcgaTCCTGGATATCTTGCGAGCTGGCGACCGCCAGTCTGCCGCTGTGGACGGCGGGGACGTCCAGTTCCACGGCAACTGGGCGACGGGTTCGTCGCGTTGGACTGCCTCGCGGGGGCCTGCCCTGTCGAGCGGCATACGGTCAGCGGCGTATTTTCCACAACTCCGTGCGGAGAGCAGTCAtgttcctccgccgcccgtgTCGGCGGTcaacgcgccgctgcgctttcagcagcagcagccgttCTACGGACACAGGGGAAACTTCGAGCATCGGTTCCAACAGAGAGCCGGAGCCGACTGTCACGTCAGAGGCTACCAGGCTACACCTGCCGAAGGaccctgcgcgccgccgacgctctCGCGCAGGGGCGACCCACCGCGCCACAGCCTCTCGTCCGTTCCGAACGAGTCGTGGGTGACTGAGACTCTCCTCGATCTTTTTCGCGTGGCCAAAGAGTCTGCGAGAAACAGTTTCTGA
- a CDS encoding hypothetical protein (encoded by transcript BESB_055090) — MKARDRRVVVVVSLWQCLRAVLLSLFYCLRSGKTNAPVVSSSPPSPAEPALSESPTQRLETSPSRTSFLLPPLVSNVLDGERDGAFPFSISIPALQLVSASFSSHERVAAEAPIVENDRIRPLEALLAHDPAYFRLRAQAEEKRRAEEKKREERKRKEKEEYEAAAPPMFNLDWSGGRLDLDAIIADDAKRGASWATKVLSGDVHKLLAKEAVELRSRIQFACNSYLQDLFRTARPAGGFRLPGTGGDPYWQMPAVRAFMYQQLTRERIKLSIPDSVLQKYVFRSEQLPWNASEKSKTTHQPRQEANPRRGSTLRHEMREREDL; from the coding sequence ATGAAGGCGAGGGACAGAAGAGTCGTGGTGGTCGTATCGCTGTGGCAATGCCTGCGAGCGGTTCTCCTTTCGTTGTTTTACTGCCTTCGCTCTGGGAAAACAAATGCCCCGGTCGTTTCGTCTTCACCACCATCTCCTGCGGAACCTGCTCTCTCTGAGTCTCCAACCCAGCGACTCGAGACGAGTCCTTCGCGAACCTCATTTTTACTTCCCCCTCTTGTCTCCAACGTGCTTGACGGTGAACGTGATGGGGCCTTCCCGTTCTCCATTTCGATCCCGGCGCTTCAGCTCGTTTCGGCGTCGTTTTCCTCCCACGAAAGAGttgcggcggaggctccgATCGTCGAGAACGACCGCATCCGTCCTCTTGAGGCCCTGCTGGCGCATGACCCCGCTTACTTTCGCttgcgcgcgcaggcagaagagaagcggagagctgaagagaaaaagagggaagaaagaaaaagaaaggagaaggaagaatatgaggcggcagcgccacccATGTTCAATCTGGACTGGTCAGGGGGTCGGTTGGACCTGGACGCAATCATCGCGGACGACGCAAAGCGGGGGGCCTCTTGGGCGACAAAGGTCCTCTCTGGGGACGTCCACAAGCTTCTTGCAAAAGAAGCAGTTGAACTGCGTTCTCGAATTCAGTTTGCGTGCAACAGTTACCTCCAAGACCTCTTTCGAACGGCCaggcctgcaggcggcttTCGTCTCCCCGGTACAGGAGGAGACCCTTATTGGCAGATGCCGGCCGTACGGGCGTTCATGTATCAGCAACTCACACGCGAGCGCATCAAGCTGTCCATTCCGGACTCAGTGCTACAGAAATATGTGTTTCGGAGCGAGCAGCTGCCATGGAACGCGAGCGAGAAATCGAAAACAACACACCAACCGAGGCAAGAGGCGAATCCAAGAAGGGGGAGCACGCTTCGCCACGAgatgcgcgagagagaggattTGTAG